ACGACCAGATGCCCGAACCCAAGTACGTCATCTCGTTCGGCGCCTGCTCCAACTGCGGCGGCCCCTACTGGGATTCGTACTCGGTGACCAAGGGCGTCGACCAGCTGATCCCGGTCGACGTGTACGTGCCCGGCTGCCCGCCCCGGCCAGAAGCGCTGCTGCACGGCATCCTGCGCCTCCAGGACAAGATAGCCGCCGAGCGGTCCGGCATCGGCGGCGTACACCGGCCCGACCCGCTCGCCTCCCCGGCCGACCTGGCAGCCGAACCGGCCACCGCGCCCGGCGACCCGCGCCCCGGCACACCGGCCGGCACACGACCCGGCCAGCCGCCCGCGCGGTCGAAGTCTGTCGACGCGTTCACCGCGCCCGTCATCCCACCGCCGGCCCGCTGACTGAGCCGCCGCACCGCTGACCAGCCAACACCGTGTCGCCGACCACCTGGTATGGCGTACCGCTGGGATCTGAGCCGACACTCAGCGGAGCTGTTGCTGACGCGGGGTAGCCTGCGCGAACGTGAGTGATTCTCAGCGCGCGACGCAGATCGTCGACATCCTGACCGCCGAGTTCGGTGAGCTGATGGCCATCGACCCGGCCGCCTTCCAGCGCAAGTTCCGCAAGATGGCCGCCAGCCCGTTCGCGTTCTACCGGGGCACCGCCTGCCTGTTCTACGCCGACCAGACCGCCCCCGGCGGGCCGTTCAACGACGACAGCTTCTGCGACAAGCAGACCAGCCGCGTCTGGATCCACGGCGACCTGCACGCCGAGAATTTCGGCACCTACATGAACGGCTCCGGCGAGCTGGTCTTCAACGTCAACGACTTCGACGAGGCCTACGTCGGCCCGTTCATCTGGGACCTGCGGCGCTTCGCCGCCAGCGTCGCCCTCCTCGGCTACGCCAAAGCGCTCTCCGACGACGTCATCGGCACCCTGGTACGGACCTTCGCC
The sequence above is a segment of the Solwaraspora sp. WMMD406 genome. Coding sequences within it:
- a CDS encoding NADH-quinone oxidoreductase subunit B; this encodes MQLPAVLGEPIRFVLNWGRRYSLWVFNFGLACCAIEFIATSMGRHDFIRLGVIPFAHGPRQADLMVVSGTVTDKMAPAIKRLYDQMPEPKYVISFGACSNCGGPYWDSYSVTKGVDQLIPVDVYVPGCPPRPEALLHGILRLQDKIAAERSGIGGVHRPDPLASPADLAAEPATAPGDPRPGTPAGTRPGQPPARSKSVDAFTAPVIPPPAR